In the Ptychodera flava strain L36383 chromosome 1, AS_Pfla_20210202, whole genome shotgun sequence genome, ccaataatcctgtatgtgcatccagaagatcatgtggctctgcatcaatgctatggtgtcggattgttgaaatattgtgtacacaagaaatttgctgtagtccaagaagtgatctcagtgtgtatgaggctaggagaaatatggataggcttacacattgtgtatttatgctaatacttttgtgtcccattcattctgatatgtataatcaaagatttctcagtggcggctggcagaaaaggcaaaaaaacaaataacatgtattgtttcatgtcatctgaaaacatgcgcatcatgactattttaagattaaagtttgttaaaaaaatttgaaatatgaatgctctgtcaattttgaaaaatactgctgacaaaatgtgaactttgacttacacagggttatctgcattttaatatgaacattggattgttaatggaatgagcagaataacatgtgaattcatgtttttgataaggtgttttgttcaagaaatgatctaaaatattcctcagcattgttgctttccgtggcagctacttggttttatgacaaccaaattagaaaaaagagaaaattaaaaacaagttggctttcaccaattttaattcctaatgtttaaaactttcaccgtgagtctgcattcagcatcatcaaatgaaaatgtatgctgaacttgtgcatgtacatgtacatcttactttccagaaatatctggatatctgcaaatgatgtacaattaaacttctagatatatatcactttgccaattatctgctcctctgatttcctcttcaccatttctaactgacatctttgcttgtctttgtgtgcatcatatgtatcagtgagacataacgaaaaacgtattcatatttagtaattaacttttcttcagaaatttacaaccagatatgtttaatgctaccctttccaaaagtgtgccacttgcagtccctgcaaatcattctttttatagtcacataaccctgaaatgatttgttatatcatcgattaaatgtccactacagttcctgcaacttgttagactggatatgtctatagtgtataagcatgcatgtatatattagggggggccatggaaaaaaaaacacgaaagatgagggggggcatagattttttctataatttactaggggggggcgtggaaaaaaatcaccagaaaatagaaaatcctccccccccctggaagtaaattctgaatcgtccctaagtaAAAGGCCTAACAATTCTAGCCTGGTTTTTAAGCCCGAAACAAACTGCAGGTGAACTGTTTGAAAGCAGGAACCAAGGTTTTCCAGTTTGAAAAGAGctatttaaatatgcaatgaCTTGTCTTATTCACGGTCTTCAGTTGCAGAACAGCGATATTCGGTGAAAGTGAACTTTCAGCATAAACTCATCAGATGCGACTTTAATAAAGGTGCATCAGTTTTTCAAAGGTGAGCTGTCTCGGTATAGCAAGAGCGGCATCATACTTACATAGTTTATTCGTAATTCTGTTTCAAAACGTGTGCAGAGTTAGGAATAAAGAGGCGATAGAACTATTTACACCGTGCATGGCCTCTATCTCCGGAGAGCGTCTTTTGTTGGCCAACAAAAAAGATGTCTGTACTTTTAAGTATACATTGTACTCTATGGTTATTcatgtatgtgtcctcataaaCTCTCTGATGCTATCTTAAATCAAATTATCAAGGACAagaaatatacatacacacacacacacacacacacacacacacacacacacacatatatatatatatatatgtgtgtgtgtgtgtgtgtgtgtgtgtgtgtgtgtgtgtgtgtgtgtgtgtgtgtgtgagatcAGTGACTTGGTGTCAATCCAGGCAACGTTTAGTGCTCGATGTGTTTCCGCAGGGCGTATATCTGCAAAAGTTTGCAGATAGCAATGATGCGAAAGCCTGGCTGTATATTTCCTGTTACATTTTGTATTGCATGGCTGATCTGAAGAATAACCCGTACAAGAGGAAATGGTTGCCAGCAGAAACTCAGTTATACGACACAATGACTGAAGTTCAAAAGACTGTCAATCAAATATACACTTTTACTCGTTGTGGCATTACAGATCAGATGGCACCCAGGTCACCGTGGAATCTGACATGATCTTTGGCTGTGATGGCGCTCACTCAGTAGTCAGGAGGGAAATGATGAGATGCGGAAGGTTTGACTTTAGCCAAAGTTACTGTAAACATGGATACGTCGAAATTATGATACCAGCTAAAGATGGAAAGGTAAATATCATCTTGTACTTTTAGAAAGTTACAGTCGCTACCGTGTGGGCTTTATGAAAGAGAATTATGCCACAGAGAATATCATAAAGTTGATTATTGTACTGTtgttaaaattaaatattctCTTTTAGCACGTGATACATTCAAGAATGATATCCACAAGGATGTTCTCAGCATGAAGTAAATTCGAGTTTATCATCAATATCACATTTGAAAGTTTAAAGGGAGattgtcgtcggaactctgctcaaaagTTCGACCGATGTACACACTTTATCTAGGGTATAtgcgttggcgattgatgaaagttataaAAAATGTCTGTTAACGATGAACATCGtaacatttaaatgtttaagctttgttgacgtgatgcatatagatatcatgcatgaaatacattgtttgtaaacaagagagtcgcacatgcgcagttccgacgaccgcctccctttagttattttatttatattcgAAAATGGAAAAGGTAGAAAAGAGTGTAGATTAAAACCCCGTAAAAATAATGCTTTCAAGTTACATTTCAGGCACCAAGAAAAAACGCCAACAATTCATACTAGTTTTActtcaaaaaattgaattttgcattattttaaaaCAGATGTTTGTCTTCAGAGCTTCAGGCAGTAGACTAAACTTGATGTCAAAGTTTTTGAGTTTGATAAACCATGAAAAGAATCTTGAAAAAAACTTCAACATGAGAAAAATCATTTCCAGGAGTAGATTCTGTTTTATAATCGTGTATTTGTCAAGTGTGAACGATTTTTTGATTGACATGAAGATGCTTCAATGCAATACCATAAAAAAACATTGTCCATGTTCTATTTTTCTCCGAAGTCTCTGCTTTCAACATTATCAATTTTGATATAATGTTCCCCCATAACAGCCTGTCTTGGAAGAAGATTACGTGCATATCTGGCCAAAGTTTCAATTCATGTTAATGGCGTTACCAAATAAGGACAAATCATTCACCGGAACTCTGTTCATACCGTTCGAAACATGGCATCAACTGAAGACGGAAGATGATGTCTTGAAGTTTTGGGAAGACCACTTCAAGGAAACAATACCTTTGATCGGAAAAGACATGATTATAAAATATGTAATGAGTAGGAAACCACtgtcaattatttcaattaaGGTAATCCGTTTGATTTGGTCGATGACTGTTCAATTTTTGCTCTCTTAAAAATCAAATCTGGTATTTAtgtcttgggggggggggggcaagcaCCAAATACATAAGTTGTTCTCGAAATGGCTGCTTGTACTTCTGcctatttggaaaattttgaagtCACGTCAAACAGCAGCAAATACTTCTGCGATGTTTTAcgttattttattttagaaaatatatgTTTCAGTCATCTTCCCAGCAACCGTAAATCCCATAAACTGTAAGACAAGATGTGAATTGCGTAAGTCCAATGGTGACAATATACACCATCCATCAACGGTATGAGATAGAAGCATGATCTGTAATATAAGCTGTAATTTGTCTGGGAAAAGTTTTAACTAACTATGGAAAACTGACCTTCTATGACAATACAGAAGAAATATACTGTGAAGATTTATTACAATTTATGTGTGGCAATagtaaatcattttgtatttgattttgCGTCACCAGAACCTCCATGGCTATCTGTGTGTCACCTTGTTAATGTATTTCCATTGCAGTGCAGTCCATATCACCTAGGAAACAACTGCGTTCTTATAGGAGATGCTGCCCACGCTATGTTCCCATTCTTCGCCCAAGGAGTTAACTGTGTAAGTACCGCTTCGTCTTTATCTGAGCAATAAAgaacacccagcgatggtataccacgagattttgaccagttcatgtcATATATGCACTAGCGATAACTAGTACATATATAAGGGTATTTACTGTTTCCGAGAACTCGCGtgtgtgccagccgtggtatatcgcgaatgtACCACGGTAATTTCCATGTCtaaaccaatcagattgctgtatttgcgccatcaatatactggcatGATATAATTACCAATAAATTACTGATGCGTTTATCGAACTCGGTACATGCAAACGACGCTAACAATCACATGTCCCTGGGTAATTAACTCATTGAGGAGGggcatttgatatcctgggggtgtctggaagattttcgaaaaaaaaggATTCCCAgcaaatatcaatgaaaagaccatcagccacagaaggcttgacaaaataggtgaaagagtggaaaaaaataatgtacaatggatcaggtAAAAAATAAATGCTATCTCATCAATCTTCAATAACCCTAAAGATATAAAATAGTCCAGCCCTGAGCATTGGATTCTGCTTGTAAAAGCTATGACTGGCTTGCGTTGTCTAAGATAAAAGAGAGACTCATGTAtttttatatactttatttTGATAGAGTTTTGAAGACTGCCTGGTATTTCATGATTTGATGAAGAAATACAAGGGAGACTTTTGTAAGTACCAATAACAATTACCAAACATATATTACGGAGAAAAGAGGCGTTTGAAAAGAGTCCGATAAAACTAGACAATGCATATGACTTCGCGGATGAGTTTAAGTAAAAACGTGATCTTGGTGTATTTGAGATTCTTCTCATCAATAGAAGCAACATCAACTGCCACGAAGCCGTTGATGTCAATGACCAACATCAAATTTAGAAGTAACACAACTCGTTTGACATCGTCTATTCTCACTGCTGAACTATAAACCACTAAGTTGACGGACTATGGCCATAGTCGTGGTTAACACAAAACAAGGACGCACAGGCAAAAGGCCAAGTCCACAAATTTGTGCATGCTATTTTACCGTAATACATAGTACCTGTCACACCAGCATATCAACAATCGTTCGCCTCAATCCGAgcaaaccgtcactgatgcaaccaGTAGGGACTGtttgcatcagtgacggttttgcttgcattgagtcgaTGCCTGTGACCATATCAACATGCTGATCATAATCACGTCTGCTTCTCACTCCTTATCGAAACCAGGCGTGAATCGCATATAAAGTATACCTTGCCTCAAGTGAATGTCAAGTGTACCTTGCACGGCCGTCAGTCTCTTTGCGTCACCACCAATCGCTCGCCAGCGTCCTATCCTCTCGATGCCATGTTTCAAGTTCAAGAACACTGACATTCACACCACATAATTTGTTGATGGTGTATGCAGCCACAGTCGTTCGACCACCCATTTGCCAAAAGCTGAAGGAAACATTATGCATTACGTGATGCAACCTATATTTGCCCATGCGGTCCTTCAATGCTGACACGTAAATTATCAACAGATGTCAACTTGATTCCATGTACTACATCAAATTCCTCGTGAAAGATGTATCGTTGTATAGTTAACATGGACAAAGGTTGTTAGGAAATGTTAGAACTTTAGGCGGCGTGGTTTGATGATGGAGACCGTTGGATTCCCCGATGCTGTCCATAACACTAGTAATGTACCGCTCGCGAGGTCAATACTCGATGAAGTGTTGGCCAATCAATATCCTTTGCTGGAAGATTCCAGgtggattatgcaaattttatttgtgTGAATTGTTGCGATATTAAAATTGTATGATAATGATTCcttatcaatgtggaatattcgtGTAGCATCTTGCATGGTATAATCAACATCAACTTGTCATCTTGAATGGTATTCAAATTCATACTTGTGTTAGAGTGTACTGACTTCCGTTTAACTAGGCATGCTTTCATCGTATAATTATAAAAGCACTTTGATCGATAGCGAAAccaatttcactatattttcaaaatttgacaaagcACGTAGTTCCTAATCAACCTCGTATCTCTCCATTTCGTTTGCATATTTGTTGTTTAGCATTAGTCCTGCCTGCATTCACAGAAATCCGTAGCCCTGATGCCAAGGCAATTTCTGACTTATCTGAGATGAACTATCACGTGGTATGTAACAGTAAAGCTATCATATTatacattttattacaaaaatgaGATAATCATATTCTGTTAATCGACCATATAATTATGATGTGAATCCAATAAAGGGGAATGAGCAACAATAAATGGATTATATGGCGCCACAAAAAAACTTCGAAAATGCTATCATTTCACTGCAACATCGAAAATGAACATGGCAATGCTATCTGTGCTTCGATATAGTTTTACTAAAGACTTTTCGACGGATGACACTAACAGATCTTAATCTGTGACAGTTATCAGTACGTTCTCATTGTTCTCATAGTGATACGTATGGTACGAATCATTTCAAAAGAACTCGAGGTACACCTTTATTACTGGTCAGGTGTAAGGTTTCGAAGCGTTATAATCTGATAGGTATCTTTATTTTCCATTTGCAAATTTAGAATCAATGAACCTTGATGGGgattaatgaaaatttatattatttttcgcCTCTATGATGCAATTGTAATAAAGAAAAATCAGTTAACAGTGATAACCCTCCGCACAAATAAAGTGTTATCATATTATTATAGCATATATGGTTACATCAAGGTTTTAGACAGTATGTCGCATTGTTCAACAATTATGAACAACTGTTTAGCTTTCACTCCGCACAAGTATCCAATATATCAGTATATTTGTCGTTATACACCTGTGGTCTCCTTCCTTAAACTGTGTACATGTCTACTTTTCCATGACAACAGCTGTAAATAGCCTGTCCGACAAGAAACTTTGCTTATTATGACGTGTCTTGTCCTATCTAACCTTCACAGATGAGTTCGAAGGTAGACAGCAAATGGTTCTACTTCCGGAATAAAGTTGAGCGTTTCCTGCATCGGCTGTTACCAAGGCATTTCATTCCATTCTACTCGATGGTTGCATTCTCAAGGATGCCATATTCTGATGTGATTAAGAAGAACCAGACACAAAACAAAGTAAGTCCTTATCGACATTCGATGCTCATGATGGTCATGAAAAAAGAActtttattctctgtatttccAAAACACAAATAGTATTGTAATCCGATcgagaatttttgaattttcaacctTGAATAGATAGTTCTACTAATATAATGAGAGACTTTGAGATTACACGAAGTCTAGATAGGCGATGTATCGGTGTTTTGATTGAGTTTGTGCGCGATGTATAATTTTCAGCAGTATGTATGTACAAGTgccttcatgaactctacaacgtaTGGTGTAGTCGCAGTCAGAACAATTTAGCTCAGTTACTGAGCCActtgtatttttgaaattcataagaaGTGTTTATTCACCTCATATTAAAACTACAAGATTTCAATAGAGGTTGTAGagataaaaattacatttaatgTCATCCACACTGACTGAAGGTCacttttatttgtatttgaCAGATCATTGATGGTGTTTTGATCGCGGATGTGGAATAATAGGAGTAGCACTGTCGGCCATGTTGTACGGATATACTATATGATACGTAGATACATCTGCAAATCAAATATGACGATATATCTTGACAGTCAGTCGAATGAGATTATGAGAATACTGAGCTTATTCTGCAACAGTTTCTATGCATTGTAATGTAAGATTTTCAAAGAGCTTatttaaacgggaagttacaggaccgtgggcacACAATAGGGGGATTTCTGATGACGccgccatttgcatacacttggcgggagtttttgaattctcaagCCATCGCTTTGACcgtgtgataaatttgaataagggagtgttcagaatttacttcgtgggggggggggggctggaggattttcaggggggggccACCATTTTCCCCTGGCAAGAAAAATGAGGGGGCCTGacaaaaaataccacaatcctTTAGGGGTTCgcgaaggaaaaaaaaaacatcaattaaatatttgcccGGAATTCCAGATCTATAAAATTATGCATGGCTGTCAAAATATCtggtaaaaaattacaaatttacgAGCTCCTACATggaaaaagggttgattttcctaGAATTCTGTATGTGCATCAAGAAGATCATGTGAATCAATGTGAttcaatgttgcaatattgcaaattactcttgaaaacaagtgtgtaatataaaaagaaaagcagatgggataacatttgtagattaaatcgacattacttcaccatcccaaattagttccaatcgtgtttctgtTTAAAACTATAGAGGATTTGCATGGTACCCCAGAATGAAAGTATAAAACGATTGGTTTGCCTTGCAGTGAGATAAATAATTCTACGTTTGGTGAAATAGCGATTTTTCTTGGCTTAAGGTAGAAGACTACCCAAGGGCGAAGCAAAATAaagtaatatttaaagcctAATCACTTCGCTCAATGATATTGCCCATTGTATGAAGGATTGGATAGGGTGCGAGCATCGTTGCTTCACACAAAACACAACGCATTCCTTTCCTAAAACTAGTCTACCATAAAATCTCAACCTCCCAATCCTTATTCTCACACTCCTCAAAACTCCCCATCCTCACATcaatttaaaaacaaagaacattgaaaaaaacgTTTCACAAAACTTTCAAGACAttatacacccgtggccactttagtgttgatcaagcctgtctggtacaagcagaaatctgtctgcagaagggtgataaaacggttactttaccctgtatcagtggtgataatgatcctactatGGTACCCCGTGGACACaccgattagcctgaaattacggagtgattataaaatacactgtatacaaatgacgttgaccacagcatttgccctatAGTACTCAGTATCTGCTACaattcatgtgtttcaaatgcagtcagtgtcagaaaacatcacacattttgcgccgatttcaatattgcagtgaatgaaacCAACGATACTACATCGTGTATCGcaagtgtcgtgttcagactctgttcagacgcgggaattgagaaaatgccaaTTTGAAAGTGTTAGcgattaaattacagacatcgcccgtcttgactgcaaaactttcgaaataaacattcacttgcactaagccatgtttctttcctacaaactGTGAATAAACgtactccaatttcacttggtacgagagaaaaggtaagagtaaagtacagtcggggtagcattttacatgtacatgtattcacatgtgtgtaaccatatgaacgacacttttctcatcccggttgaagggaacctgtcctgatacatgtgcatctcttccaaacttttctggctccctccacgcttatcttaaaacgcTTGCTTGTTTCTTTGTAAGCTCCTCGTGATACCTCGCTAGGTGCCGGATTGCCACTACAatctcttatattttgaacaatcaagcttgCTACGTCCTCACTGAAGGATTTGCCCCTATGATATTcgcgaccgttgttattgatgttcattgtcggagtgcagacttacagcgtgtctacagtgcagtgttgtgatcggcggcgagacattttagtagaacgttatctcaatcctaacagtggggtgccgatagtgaaccttacatttattacaccgatcaccactttgtttcgttatacaaacagaatttctgcttgcaccagacaggcttaatcaacactaaagtggccacgggtgtactATACCCCGACTTA is a window encoding:
- the LOC139145352 gene encoding kynurenine 3-monooxygenase-like → MTDVVKQQMVIVGAGLVGMYQACVLAKMGYKVVVFEQREDPRRTELRQGRSINLSLSRRGREALALIGAEDQVIFIINIPTLPYLKECRRQPGLYIEEMEVLTLCNMELKARSDGTQVTVESDMIFGCDGAHSVVRREMMRCGRFDFSQSYCKHGYVEIMIPAKDGKPVLEEDYVHIWPKFQFMLMALPNKDKSFTGTLFIPFETWHQLKTEDDVLKFWEDHFKETIPLIGKDMIIKYCSPYHLGNNCVLIGDAAHAMFPFFAQGVNCMSSKVDSKWFYFRNKVERFLHRLLPRHFIPFYSMVAFSRMPYSDVIKKNQTQNKIIDGVLIADVE